Proteins from a genomic interval of Toxotes jaculatrix isolate fToxJac2 chromosome 5, fToxJac2.pri, whole genome shotgun sequence:
- the fam174b gene encoding membrane protein FAM174B — translation MVTFNLALTFIIAALWRVSGEPQTISAPAMQLNSTTASIISEDELTNNATDAAVGSRISSLMTHLPTLKNIVIFICVLTAALISCLVIKVVRSGRRIRKTRKYDIITTPAERVEMAPLNEENDDEDDSTLFDVKYR, via the exons ATGGTTACATTCAATCTGGCTCTAACTTTTATTATTGCGGCTCTTTGGCGGGTCAGTGGCGAACCACAAACTATTTCTGCGCCCGCGATGCAGTTAAATTCAACAACAGCATCCATCATCAGCGAAGATGAACTGACGAATAATGCCACAGATGCTGCCGTGGGATCCCGGATTTCATCTCTAATGACGCATCTTCCAACTCTGAAAAacattgttattttcatctgcGTGCTAACAGCTGCTCTCATCTCATGCCTGGTCATCAAAGTGGTCAG ATCCGGGAGACGAATCAGAAAAACACGAAAATATGATATTATAACGACACCTGCAGAGCGCGTTGAGATGGCCCCGCTTAATGAAGagaatgatgatgaagatgactcAACTCTCTTTGATGTCAAATACAg gtgA